In Aerococcaceae bacterium zg-252, the genomic window GTGTTCGGTAAACTTGTAGACTATCCCCATTAATAATCTCACCATTAAATTGTTTCGCCAGCTGTATACTTAAAGCTGTTTTTCCCACAGCTGTGGGGCCACCAATCACAATTAATGGTATCTCTCGGTAATTCAATAGCCACACCCCTTTCATCATTTCTATTTAAGTTCGAGCCAGCATGACACAATCAAACCTTAACGATTTTTTATCGCACGGTCAATATCTCGTTTTGCTTGTTTTTCTTTCAAAGCATGACGCTTATCGTATTTATTTTTACCTCGAGCCAAGCCGATTAATAATTTCGCACGTCCACGAACCAAATACACTTTCAATGGCACAATCGTCATGCTGCTCAACTTCACTTCATTCGCCAGTTTTAAAATTTCACTTTTATGCAATAATAATTTTCGATCACGCAATGGATCATGATTGAAAATATTGCCATGGTCATAAGGACTAATATGGGCATTTTTTAACCATGCTTCCCCTTGATGAATCGAAATATATCCGTCTTGCAAATTCATTTTTCCTTTACGCACTGATTTAATTTCAGTACCTGTTAGCACTAATCCTGATTCAAATGTATCAATGATTTCATAATCATGGCGTGCTTTTCGATTCTGCGCTAATGG contains:
- the smpB gene encoding SsrA-binding protein SmpB, whose translation is MSQGKDKPLAQNRKARHDYEIIDTFESGLVLTGTEIKSVRKGKMNLQDGYISIHQGEAWLKNAHISPYDHGNIFNHDPLRDRKLLLHKSEILKLANEVKLSSMTIVPLKVYLVRGRAKLLIGLARGKNKYDKRHALKEKQAKRDIDRAIKNR